From Mercenaria mercenaria strain notata chromosome 17, MADL_Memer_1, whole genome shotgun sequence, the proteins below share one genomic window:
- the LOC123535976 gene encoding uncharacterized protein LOC123535976, with protein MQVFVDLCAGQVAVVADLQHGWTEECIEKLTYLLDELQIKRKSCIKIAYFVKPCVKTNTRIPTRHLSGVRKNGRNVPPYEVKRLDNVNELYTFIEKSQLCMDYGGTIQYNHIAWVDFQRTYIPIVTDAKDVVDVLSKIRNEIGRLKDPLTKCSDTSHDKELSKYQSLLVQYNIRDIAENIEDAIERLEHPECDPNLIQTHTAILDDTINQLKDLHLRITTEVSEMDAIMARSDAEHAIIIKLDECSKNTTEVEETIELMMQQITDLPLVGSSIEEAQRYRDKFIESVLVPSRDIVSCATSILQDLDCGKNTTRKSYAVSIDIAKRLTEALQPFTQHLNVLNETYTRIHLFHVICNKTERWKQKATRFVSKILNQRQCLNNKAEIGTNNTGENLNRFSEIQNKIEVRNTELHIDLDQLRSTDSDGVVRERSRIAAPRNWNSVLQTFNKKHPPPKKKHIRLLNKFVPKQIQEKQRTDAEVLAERVLFILQMLKRTEFKCEDISLIQKWSSQRKRKQESSTNNEVSLV; from the exons ATGCAAGTATTTGTTGATCTTTGTGCAGGACAGGTTGCGGTCGTCGCCGACCTACAACACGGATGGACGGAGGAGTGTATTGAGAAATTAACGTACCTACTCGATGAGTTACAG ATTAAGAGAAAAAGTTGTATAAAGATTGCGTATTTTGTGAAGCCATGTGTAAAAACAAATACAAGAATACCAACCAGACACTTATCAGGTGTCAGAAAGAATGGAAGAAATGTTCCTCCCTATGAGGTGAAAAGACTGGATAATGTGAATGAACTTTACACTTTCATCGAGAAGTCACAACTCTGTATGGACTATGGAGGAACAATCCAGTATAACCACATAGCATGGGTTGATTTCCAACGG ACATATATACCTATTGTAACGGATGCTAAAGATGTTGTAGATGTACTGTCAAAGATTAGGAATGAGATAGGCAGGCTTAAAGACCCACTGACAAAATGTTCTGATACATCACATGACAAGGAACTCTCCAAATACCAAAGTCTTCTCGT ccAATATAACATTAGAGATATTGCTGAAAACATTGAAGATGCTATAGAAAGACTAGAACATCCGGAATGTGACCCAAATTTGATACAGACCCATACAGCAATACTAGATGACACAATTAACCAGCTGAAAGATCTACACCTAAGAATAACAACAGAAGTCTCAGAAATGGATGCTATTATGGCAAGATCGGATGCTGAACATGCAATTATTATAAAACTTGATGAATGTAGTAAAAATACAACGGAG GTTGAGGAGACGATTGAATTGATGATGCAACAGATTACAGATTTGCCACTGGTTGGCTCAAGTATTGAAGAAGCTCAACGCTACAGAGATAAATTCATTGAGTCTGTACTCGTACCATCCAGG GATATAGTATCATGCGCCACATCTATTCTTCAAGATCTTGACTGTGGGAAGAACACTACAAGAAAATCTTATGCTGTTTCTATCGATATAGCAAAAAGACTTACAGAGGCCCTTCAACCTTTTACGCAACACCTCAATGTATTAAACGAGACATACACTCGGATACATTTATTCCATGTAATCTGTAATAAG ACGGAACGCTGGAAGCAAAAGGCAACACGTTTTGTATCAAAGATCTTAAATCAAAGACAATGTCTAAATAATAAGGCTGAAATAGGAACTAACAATACAGGAGAAAACTTAAACAGGTTTtctgaaattcaaaacaaaattgaagTCAGAAATACAGAACTTCACATTGACCTTGATCAGTTAAGATCTACTGACAGTGATGGAGTCGTTCGTGAAAGAAGCAGAATAGCTGCTCCAAGGAACTGGAACTCCGTATtacaaacttttaacaaaaagcaTCCGCCACCAAAAAAGAAACACATAAGACTGCTGAACAAATTTGTTCCAAAACAAATACAGGAGAAACAAAGGACCGATGCTGAGGTGCTAGCTGAAAG GGTTCTTTTCATACTTCAGATGCTGAAGCGGACGGAATTTAAATGTGAAGATATTTCACTAATTCAAAAGTGGTCTTCTCAAAGGAAACGGAAACAGGAATCCAGTACAAATAATGAAGTGTCTCTTGTATAA